Proteins encoded in a region of the Veillonella parvula genome:
- the glf gene encoding UDP-galactopyranose mutase, producing the protein MNKKFDYLVVGAGPFGAVFAHEAHKRGKSVLVIDRRDHIAGNMYCESKDDINIHVYGAHIFHTSLKHVWDYVNQFAEFNHYVNSPVANYKGEMYNLPFNMNTFSKMWNIRTPKEAQDIITKQRAAISGEPKNLEEQAISLVGTDIYEKLIKGYTEKQWGRKCTELPAFIIKRLPVRYTYDNNYFNDRFQGIPIGGYTKMIERMLEGIEVRLGVDFLKHRNEYETLAYKIIYTGPIDEYFGYSEGVLEYRGLRFETERLEEENHQGVAVVNYTEGEIPYTRIIEHKHFEFGTQPVTYVTKEYPKDWEIGEEAYYPVNDVKNLDLYAKYVKKAEAISNVIFGGRLGEYKYYDMDKVIASALLLVEKELA; encoded by the coding sequence ATGAATAAAAAATTTGACTATTTAGTAGTTGGGGCGGGCCCATTTGGTGCTGTATTTGCCCATGAAGCGCACAAGCGTGGTAAATCAGTACTCGTCATCGATCGTCGTGATCATATAGCAGGTAATATGTATTGTGAAAGCAAAGATGATATCAATATTCACGTCTATGGCGCTCATATTTTCCACACATCCTTGAAACATGTGTGGGATTATGTCAATCAATTTGCTGAGTTTAATCACTATGTAAATAGTCCTGTGGCAAATTATAAAGGTGAGATGTACAATTTGCCCTTCAATATGAACACATTCTCTAAAATGTGGAATATTCGAACTCCAAAAGAGGCACAAGATATCATTACTAAACAACGGGCTGCTATTTCAGGGGAACCAAAGAATTTAGAAGAGCAAGCTATTAGCCTCGTAGGGACAGATATTTACGAAAAGCTCATCAAAGGATATACGGAAAAACAATGGGGTCGTAAATGTACAGAGTTACCAGCTTTTATCATTAAACGTTTGCCAGTGCGTTATACATACGATAACAATTACTTTAATGACCGTTTTCAAGGTATTCCTATTGGCGGTTATACCAAGATGATTGAACGCATGTTAGAAGGCATTGAAGTCCGTTTAGGTGTAGACTTCCTCAAACATCGGAACGAATATGAAACTTTGGCATATAAGATTATCTACACAGGCCCTATAGATGAATACTTTGGTTATTCTGAAGGGGTATTAGAATATCGCGGTCTTCGTTTTGAAACTGAACGTCTCGAAGAGGAAAACCATCAAGGCGTTGCGGTGGTGAACTATACGGAAGGTGAAATTCCGTATACTCGTATCATTGAGCATAAGCATTTTGAGTTTGGCACACAGCCCGTTACGTATGTAACAAAAGAATATCCAAAGGACTGGGAAATCGGTGAAGAAGCGTATTATCCAGTAAATGATGTAAAGAATTTGGATCTATATGCTAAATATGTTAAAAAGGCTGAAGCGATTTCTAATGTTATCTTTGGTGGTCGTTTAGGGGAATATAAATATTACGATATGGATAAGGTCATTGCTAGTGCTTTATTATTAGTAGAAAAAGAGCTAGCCTAA